A single window of Taeniopygia guttata chromosome 1, bTaeGut7.mat, whole genome shotgun sequence DNA harbors:
- the PCDH20 gene encoding protocadherin-20 gives MEPPGGRGCSSARGSLQHLLLFLLFVGPFNCFASYSRATELFYSLNEGLPAGVLIGSLARDLRLPTAGGQLAASLLPPLSFTLASHGLGGQYVHLDNRSGELHTSAVEIDREALCVESSGATIFGGSIAISSSSPSPESCLLLLDVLVLPQEYFRLVKVKIAIHDVNDNAPRFPVPHIRLSVPENAPVNTRLAIEHPALDPDMGTNGVQTYRLRDNYGVFTLDVEENENGERTPYLIVMGALDRETQDEYVTVIVAEDGGTPPLVGSATLTIGISDINDNCPQFNDSQLNVTLYGNSSLGTHVATVHAVDMDLGSNAQITYSYSQKVPQPSRDLFHLNESTGAIILSTKVDGDTPRLHRLIILGNGPGCIPAVITVLVTIIKVMMRPPEVVPRFIANEVEGVVYLKELEPINTPIAFFTIKDPDEKYKVSCYLDGDGPFRLSPYKPYNNEYLLETTKPLDFETQQLYEISVVAWNSEGFHVKKVVKVQVLDDNDNSPVFSEQLIELSIEENNVPNAFLTKLHATDADSGERGQVSYFLGPDAPSYFALDKTTGVLTVSTQLDREEKEKYRYTVKAVDSGFPPRESIATVTITVLDKNDNSPRFINKDFSFFVPENFPGFGEIGVISVTDADAGQNGWVALSVLNGSDIFVIDTGKGVLRAKVSLDREQQSSYILWIEAVDGGDPALSSTAKITILLLDINDNPPLVLFPQSNMSYLLVLPSTLPGSPITEVYAVDKDTGMNAVIAYSIIGRRGPRPESFRIDPKTGNITLEESLMQNDYGLYRLLVKVSDHGYPEPLHSTVMVNLFVNDTVSNESYIESLLRKEPDISVEEKQPQISIEPTHKKMESASCMPTLVALSIISLGSIALVTGMGIYICLRKERKHHRADENLEVQIPLNGRINLHMLEKKPMEISNI, from the exons ATGGAGCCCCCGGGCGGGCGCGGCTGCTCCAGCGCCCGCGGCAGCCTCCAG CACTtgctcctcttcctgctcttcGTTGGGCCTTTCAACTGCTTTGCCAGTTACAGCCGTGCCACTGAGCTCTTCTACAGCCTCAACGAGGGGCTGCCTGCTGGGGTGCTCATCGGCAGCCTGGCCCGTGACCTGCGGCTCCCAACGGCTGGTGGCCAGCTTGCTGCATCTCTGCTGCCCCCACTTTCCTTCACCCTGGCTTCCCATGGCTTGGGGGGGCAGTATGTGCATCTGGACAACCGCTCTGGAGAGCTGCACACCTCAGCAGTGGAGATAGACCGGGAAGCTCTCTGCGTGGAAAGCAGCGGGGCCACCATCTTCGGGGGATCAATTGccatctcctcttcctccccctcacCAGAGTCATGCCTACTGCTGCTGGATGTGCTGGTACTGCCACAGGAGTACTTTCGCCTGGTGAAGGTAAAAATTGCTATCCATGATGTCAACGACAATGCGCCCCGCTTCCCTGTGCCCCACATCCGTCTCTCGGTGCCTGAGAATGCACCTGTGAACACCCGCCTGGCTATTGAGCACCCCGCCCttgaccctgacatgggcaccaATGGTGTCCAGACCTACCGCCTGCGAGATAACTATGGTGTCTTCACCCTGGATGTGGAGGAGAATGAGAACGGGGAGAGGACTCCCTACCTGATTGTTATGGGGGCACTGGACAGGGAGACACAGGACGAGTATGTGACAGTCATCGTTGCTGAGGATGGGGGGACTCCTCCGCTTGTGGGCAGTGCCACCCTCACTATTGGCATCAGTGACATCAATGACAACTGCCCCCAGTTCAATGACTCGCAGCTCAATGTCACTCTTTATGGGAATTCCAGCCTAGGGACACACGTGGCTACTGTCCATGCGGTGGACATGGACCTTGGATCCAATGCCCAGATTACCTACTCCTATAGCCAGAAGGTCCCCCAGCCATCCAGGGACTTGTTCCATCTGAATGAAAGCACAGGAGCCATCATACTCTCCACTAAAGTTGATGGGGACACTCCAAGGCTACACAGGCTGATCATACTGGGCAATGGTCCTGGCTGTATTCCTGCTGTGATTACAGTGCTGGTGACCATCATCAAAGTCATGATGAGGCCACCTGAAGTTGTTCCTCGTTTCATAGCTAATGAAGTGGAAGGGGTGGTCTACTTAAAGGAACTTGAGCCTATCAACACACCTATAGCATTTTTTACCATCAAAGACCCTGATGAAAAATACAAAGTCAGTTGCTATTTGGATGGTGATGGGCCTTTCAGACTTTCACCGTACAAGCCATACAACAATGAATACCTGTTGGAGACCACGAAGCCTTTGGACTTTGAGACACAGCAGCTGTATGAAATCTCCGTAGTTGCATGGAACTCGGAAGGATTTCATGTCAAGAAAGTTGTCAAAGTACAGGTTCTGGATGACAACGACAATTCACCAGTTTTCTCTGAACAACTGATAGAATTGTCCATCGAGGAGAACAATGTTCCCAATGCTTTTTTGACCAAACTGCATGCTACTGATGCTGACAGCGGAGAAAGAGGACAAGTGTCCTATTTCTTAGGTCCTGATGCCCCTTCCTATTTTGCTTTAGATAAAACCACAGGAGTTCTTACAGTTTCCACCCAGCtggacagagaagaaaaagagaaatacagatACACTGTCAAAGCAGTAGATTCTGGATTCCCTCCAAGAGAATCAATAGCAACTGTCACCATCACTGTATTGGATAAAAATGATAACAGTCCAAGATTTATTAATAAGGATTTCAGCTTTTTTGTGCCAGAAAACTTTCCAGGTTTTGGTGAAATTGGAGTTATAAGTGTGACAGATGCTGATGCAGGGCAAAATGGATGGGTTGCCCTTTCAGTTCTGAATGGAAGTGATATTTTTGTTATAGATACTGGAAAAGGAGTTTTGAGAGCTAAAGTCTCCCTGGACAGGGAGCAGCAAAGCTCCTACATTCTTTGGATTGAAGCAGTTGATGGCGGTGATCCTGCCCTGTCTTCTACAGCAAAAATAACTATCCTTCTTCTGGACATAAATGACAACCCTCCTTTGGTCTTGTTTCCTCAGTCTAATATGTCTTACTTGTTAGTCCTTCCTTCTACCCTTCCGGGCTCTCCCATCACTGAGGTCTATGCTGTCGATAAGGACACTGGCATGAATGCAGTCATAGCTTACAGTATTATAGGAAGAAGAGGCCCTCGGCCCGAGTCGTTTAGGATTGACCCCAAAACTGGTAATATCACCTTGGAAGAGTCACTGATGCAAAATGACTACGGCCTCTATCGGCTGCTTGTAAAAGTTAGTGATCACGGCTACCCGGAACCTCTCCATTCCACTGTCATGGTGAACCTTTTTGTCAATGATACTGTCAGCAATGAGAGCTACATCGAAAGTTTGTTAAGGAAGGAGCCTGATATCAGTGTAGAAGAAAAGCAGCCACAAATATCCATCGAGCCTACACATAAAAAAATGGAGTCAGCATCCTGCATGCCTACCTTGGTAGCTCTTTCAATAATAAGCTTGGGTTCAATTGCTTTAGTAACAGGGATGGGAATTTACATTTGTctaagaaaagagagaaagcatCACAGAGCAGATGAAAACTTGGAAGTACAAATCCCATTAAATGGAAGAATTAACCTGCACATGTTGGAGAAGAAACCAATGGAGATTTCTAACATATAA